One window of the Cryptomeria japonica chromosome 7, Sugi_1.0, whole genome shotgun sequence genome contains the following:
- the LOC131856621 gene encoding nudix hydrolase 2-like, with protein MAFPTNEVSATTNDVDTVLYEICEVLKAQEDRYNGVVVDIGNMQNDATRFAASLRASLSHWARQGNKGVWIKVPKGQAKLVPVAIEVGFWYHHAEPSYVMLVYWIPQSPPTIPDNASHQVGIAAFVFNEEGQVLVVQEKCGPYKDSGLWKMPTGRINQGEGIKEGAIREVHEETGIDAEFVEVVGFRDGHNAPFGKSDMLFVCMLRSASSNIVVQDTEISVVKWMAIEEFASQPKNQQSKLLKDMIGVCVANVNGQCKGFSGIGISSNSRKPSAFYCNALYSQ; from the exons ATGGCATTCCCAACAAACGAGGTTTCGGCTACCACTAATGATGTTGACACTGTTTTGTACGAAATATGTGAAGTGCTCAAAGCCCAGGAAGACAGATATAATGGTGTGGTTGTTGACATTGGGAATATGCAAAACGATGCTACTCGTTTTGCAGCTTCGCTCAGGGCATCACTTTCTCATTGGGCACGCCAG GGAAACAAGGGGGTGTGGATTAAAGTGCCCAAGGGCCAGGCGAAGCTAGTCCCCGTTGCGATTGAG GTGGGATTTTGGTATCACCATGCTGAGCCTTCATATGTGATGTTAGTGTATTGGATCCCTCAATCTCCTCCTACCATCCCTGATAATGCCTCACATCAAGTGGGAATTGCAGCTTTTGTATTCAACGAGGAGGGACAG GTTCTAGTAGTTCAGGAAAAGTGTGGACCTTACAAAGATTCTGGGTTGTGGAAGATGCCAACAGGAAGGATTAACCAG GGGGAAGGCATTAAGGAAGGGGCCATAAGAGAAGTTCACGAAGAAACAGGG ATTGATGCAGAATTCGTAGAAGTGGTTGGCTTCAG GGATGGTCACAATGCCCCTTTCGGAAAATCGGATATGCTCTTCGTGTGTATGTTGAGATCCGCTTCTTCTAATATTGTGGTGCAAGATACCGAAATTTCTGTAGTCAAG tggATGGCGATAGAAGAATTTGCATCTCAACCTAAAAATCAGCAAAGCAAACTTTTAAAAGATATGATTGGCGTGTGTGTTGCTAATGTCAACGGACAATGTAAAGGATTTTCAGGCATTGGGATATCGTCTAACTCGCGCAAACCCTCTGCATTCTACTGCAATGCCCTCTATTCTCAATAA
- the LOC131857096 gene encoding nudix hydrolase 2-like, giving the protein MAFPTNEVSATTNDVETVLNEICEVLKAHEDRYDGVIVDIENMQNDACRFAASLKASLSQWARQGKKAVWIKVPKEQAKLVPVAIEVGFGYHHAEPSYVMLVHWIPQTPPTIPDNASHQAGVAAFVFNEDGEVLVVQEKCGPYKDSGLWKMPTGRINQGEGIKEGAVREVQEETGINTEFVQVVGFRDGHNAPFGKSDLLFVCMLRSLSSNIVVQDTEISVAKWMAIEEFASQPKNQQSKLLKDMIGVCVANVNGQCEGFSGIGISSNSHKPSAFFCTALNSE; this is encoded by the exons ATGGCATTCCCAACGAACGAGGTTTCGGCTACCACTAATGATGTTGAAACAGTTTTGAACGAAATATGTGAAGTGCTCAAAGCCCATGAAGACAGATATGATGGTGTAATTGTTGACATAGAGAATATGCAGAACGATGCTTGTCGTTTTGCAGCTTCACTGAAGGCATCACTTTCTCAATGGGCACGCCAG GGAAAGAAGGCGGTGTGGATTAAAGTTCCCAAGGAACAGGCGAAACTAGTACCCGTTGCGATTGAG GTGGGATTTGGGTACCACCACGCAGAGCCTTCATATGTGATGTTAGTGCATTGGATCCCTCAAACTCCCCCCACCATCCCTGATAATGCTTCACATCAAGCGGGAGTTGCAGCTTTTGTATTCAACGAGGACGGAGAG GTTCTAGTAGTTCAAGAAAAGTGTGGCCCTTACAAAGATTCAGGGTTGTGGAAGATGCCAACAGGAAGAATTAACCAG GGGGAAGGCATTAAGGAAGGGGCCGTAAGAGAAGTTCAGGAAGAAACAGGG ATTAATACAGAATTTGTACAAGTGGTTGGGTTCAG GGATGGTCACAATGCCCCTTTCGGAAAATCCGATCTGCTCTTCGTGTGTATGTTGAGATCTCTTTCTTCTAATATTGTTGTGCAAGATACCGAAATTTCAGTAGCCAAG TGGATGGCGATAGAAGAATTTGCATCTCAACCTAAAAATCAGCAAAGCAAACTCCTAAAAGATATGATCGGCGTGTGTGTTGCCAACGTCAACGGACAATGTGAAGGATTTTCAGGCATTGGGATATCGTCCAACTCGCACAAACCCTCTGCTTTCTTCTGCACTGCCCTTAATTCTGAGTAA